A single Lactuca sativa cultivar Salinas chromosome 8, Lsat_Salinas_v11, whole genome shotgun sequence DNA region contains:
- the LOC111893583 gene encoding uncharacterized protein LOC111893583 has product MAELETPFSASNPNSEKPSKAKSKATNEPVKIQLIEHRRAYNCETMLSKVKIPLPELMCYVLDFNDSAMDVDKVDNILKFFPTKEEIELIKVYLYKGERENLGKCEQFFIELMRIPRSEAKLSAFSYKLHFNTLVSELNDSLNVVYLSAEQIRSSIKLKRVMQTILSLGNALNQGTTRGAAVGFRLDSLLKLNETRGRNNNMTLMHYLCKVLADKLPEVLDFSMEIGSLEPASKIQLKNLAEEMLAITKGLEKAVQEKKLCKKDGHMSKRFRKTLKKFLASAKPEVMALTSIYSMVCKTVDALIIYFGEDPTRCPYEKVVETLLLFVRMFNQAHEENCKQIEAESIWAPEIDMSELETLFLESNPNSDKASKGKSKAANKPKKVQLISHTRAYDCEIMLSKVKTPLPELMEHVLNLDELPMDVDQVDRLIKFCPTKKEMELLKGYKGEMEKLGKCELFFIELMRVPRAEAKLTVFSYKLQYSTLVTELREKLNVLYLSVEQIRSSVKLKRVMQTILSLGNALNEGTKIGFAVGFRLHTLLKLNETHVRSNKMTPLHYLCKVIADKLPEVLDFSKELGSLEPATKIQLKIMAEEMMAITKGLDQVVREKKLCKKDGQVSNRFWKILKEFLAFAEPEVRSLASLYSRMGKSEYSLIIYFGEDPKKCLYENVVETLLKFVRMFDLAHQENCKQIKAESIWAPEIDMSKLETLFSASNPNSDKASKGKFKAAKKTKKVQLISHSRAYTCEIMLSKVKTPFPELMEQVLNLDELAMDVDQVDSLIKLCPTKEEMELLKGYKGEREKLGKCEQFFIELMRIPRAEAKLTVFSYKLQFSKLVSDLRNCVNVVYLSVEQLISSVKLRRVMQTILSLGNALNQGTTRGAAVKFRLDSFLKLNTTCAWSNKTTLMHYLCKVLADKLPEVLDFSKELGSLEPASKIQLKIMAEEMQAITKGLDKVVQEKKLCKKDGHVSNRFRQSLQQFLAFAEPDVKSLVTLYSGVHKTVDTLIIYFGEDPVRCPYEKVVTTLLLFVRNFNQAREDNCKQIEAEKKAAQEVLSAESHQN; this is encoded by the exons ATGGCGGAACTTGAAACACCCTTCTCAGCATCAAATCCAAATTCTGAAAAGCCCTCAAAAGCAAAATCTAAAGCAACTAATGAACCCGTAAAAATACAACTG ATTGAGCATAGGCGGGCATATAACTGTGAAACCATGCTTTCAAAGGTGAAGATACCATTGCCTGAATTGATG TGTTATGTCCTTGATTTTAACGATTCAGCAATGGATGTTGATAAGGTGGATAATATTCTAAAGTTCTTCCCTACAAAGGAGGAGATTGAACTAATTAAGGTGTATTTATATAAAGGGGAAAGGGAAAATTTGGGCAAATGTGAACAG TTCTTTATAGAGCTAATGAGAATTCCACGTTCAGAAGCTAAGCTCTCAGCTTTCTCTTATAAGTTACATTTTAATACACTG GTTTCAGAACTTAACGATAGCCTAAACGTTGTATATTTATCAGCAGAACAG ATTAGGAGTTCTATAAAGCTAAAGAGAGTCATGCAGACGATTCTTTCTCTTGGAAATGCTTTGAATCAAGGAACTACAAGAG gtgCTGCTGTTGGGTTCAGATTGGACAGCCTCTTGAAACTTAATGAAACGCGTGGCAGGAACAATAACATGACTCTCATGCATTATCTTTGTAAG GTGCTTGCAGACAAACTGCCTGAAGTCCTAGACTTTTCCATGGAAATTGGCAGCTTGGAACCTGCATCAAAG ATACAGCTAAAAAACTTGGCAGAAGAGATGCTAGCGATTACAAAAGGACTAGAGAAAGCAGTCCAAGAAAAGAAATTGTGTAAAAAAGATGGACATATGTCTAAAAGATTTAGAAAG ACTCTGAAAAAGTTTCTTGCTTCTGCGAAACCTGAAGTAATGGCCCTGACTTCAATTTACTCTATGGTG TGTAAAACTGTGGATGCGTTAATTATTTACTTTGGAGAAGACCCTACTCGTTGCCCATACGAAAAAG TTGTTGAAACTTTGCTTTTGTTTGTGAGAATGTTTAATCAAGCCCATGAAGAAAACTGCAAGCAAATAGAGGCGGAGTCTATATG GGCACCAGAGATCGATATGTCGGAACTTGAAACGCTGTTTTTGGAATCAAATCCAAATTCTGACAAGGCCTCAAAAGGAAAATCTAAAGCAGCTAATAAACCCAAAAAAGTACAACTG ATTTCGCATACCCGGGCATATGACTGTGAAATCATGCTTTCAAAGGTGAAGACACCATTGCCTGAATTGATG GAACATGTCCTTAATTTGGATGAATTACCAATGGATGTTGATCAGGTGGATAGACTTATAAAGTTCTGTCCTACAAAGAAGGAGATGGAACTACTTAAG GGCTATAAAGGAGAAATGGAAAAATTGGGCAAATGTGAACTG TTCTTTATAGAGCTAATGAGAGTTCCACGTGCAGAAGCTAAGCTCACAGTTTTCTCTTATAAGTTACAGTATAGTACACTG gtTACAGAACTTAGAGAAAAGCTAAACGTTTTGTATTTATCAGTAGAACAG ATAAGGAGTTCTGTAAAGTTAAAGAGAGTCATGCAGACAATTCTTTCTCTTGGAAATGCTTTGAATGAGGGAACTAAAATAG GTTTTGCCGTTGGGTTCAGATTGCATACTCTCCTAAAACTTAACGAAACACATGTGAGGAGCAATAAAATGACTCCCCTGCACTATCTTTGTAAA GTGATTGCAGACAAACTGCCTGAAGTCCTAGACTTTTCCAAGGAACTTGGCAGTTTAGAACCTGCAACAAAG ATACAGCTAAAAATCATGGCAGAAGAGATGATGGCGATTACAAAAGGACTAGACCAAGTAGTCCGAGAAAAGAAATTGTGTAAAAAAGATGGACAAGTGTCTAACCGTTTTTGGAAG ATTCTGAAAGAGTTTCTTGCTTTTGCGGAACCTGAAGTAAGGTCCCTGGCTTCACTTTACTCTCGGATG GGTAAAAGTGAGTATTCATTAATTATTTACTTTGGAGAAGACCCTAAAAAATGCCTATATGAAAATG TTGTTGAAACTTTGCTGAAGTTtgtgagaatgtttgatttagcccaTCAAGAAAACTGCAAGCAAATAAAGGCGGAGTCTATATG GGCACCAGAGATTGATATGTCGAAACTTGAAACACTCTTTTCAGCATCAAATCCAAATTCTGACAAGGCCTCAAAAGGAAAATTTAAAGCAGCTAAGAAAACCAAAAAAGTACAACTG ATTTCGCATAGCAGGGCATATACCTGTGAAATCATGCTTTCAAAGGTGAAGACACCATTCCCTGAATTGATG GAACAAGTCCTTAATTTGGATGAATTAGCAATGGATGTTGATCAGGTGGATAGCCTTATAAAGTTATGTCCTACAAAGGAGGAAATGGAACTACTTAAG GGCTATAAAGGAGAAAGGGAAAAATTGGGCAAATGTGAACAG TTCTTTATAGAGCTAATGAGAATTCCACGTGCAGAAGCTAAGCTCACAGTTTTCTCTTATAAGTTACAGTTTAGTAAATTG GTTTCAGATCTTAGGAATTGTGTAAACGTTGTATATTTATCAGTAGAACAG CTTATTAGTTCTGTAAAGTTGAGGAGAGTCATGCAGACAATTCTTTCTCTTGGAAATGCTTTGAACCAGGGAACTACAAGAG GAGCTGCTGTTAAGTTCAGACTGGATAGCTTCCTAAAACTCAACACAACGTGTGCCTGGAGTAATAAAACAACTCTCATGCATTATCTTTGTAAG GTGCTTGCAGACAAACTGCCTGAAGTCCTAGACTTTTCCAAGGAACTTGGCAGTTTGGAACCTGCATCAAAG ATACAGTTAAAAATCATGGCAGAAGAGATGCAGGCGATTACAAAAGGACTAGACAAAGTAGTCCAAGAAAAGAAATTGTGTAAAAAGGATGGACATGTGTCTAATCGTTTTCGGCAG TCTCTTCAACAGTTTCTTGCTTTTGCGGAACCTGATGTAAAGTCCCTGGTCACACTTTACTCTGGGGTG CATAAAACTGTGGATACATTAATTATTTACTTTGGAGAAGATCCTGTTCGTTGCCCATATGAAAAAG TTGTTACAACTTTGCTTTTGTTTGtgagaaattttaatcaagcccGTGAGGACAACTGCAAGCAAATAGAGGCGGAGAAAAAGGCGGCACAGGAAGTTCTAAGTGCAGAATCACATCAAAATTGA